Genomic segment of Panicum virgatum strain AP13 chromosome 9N, P.virgatum_v5, whole genome shotgun sequence:
GCAAGTATAGAGTTCAAATGATCCGTGTCATATGCGAAGCTATCTTGCACCAACCAAAAATCATCTTCATGATGTTCAGGTGTAGCTCTCTTTGGTTCATCTTCATGATGTTCAGGTGTAGCCCTCTTTGGTAGGGTCCAGTTTCGGGGCTTGTAGATGAGATCTGTGGCAATTTCTTTGCCAGATTTATCCACCATATCCTGCAAttttaaatcataattaattcaaTGGGATTTACAAGTAGGAAATAACTGCTATATTTGTAGAATTACCTTGCTAATATTACATATCTTCTCTTCGTCATCGAAACCTTTTATGTACAGTAATACATGAAACCGCAGTCATAGCTGAAATAATTCAACCACAAAAGTGagtaagcagcagcagcaaagaaCATTTTGGTAAAGCTGAAGAATACATGTTTCCTTGTTTTTTAACCAGTGGTACATAGAATTTGTACTTTGAGAGATCTATTCCGTATTCACAACCAGCCCTTGATTCTTCAAAATACTTCAACAGTGTTGATACAATGCTTTGAATCGCTGTTCTTTGGTCATTGCCAGGCAACGAATCAAGAACATAAATTAAATTTTCTTTGAAAGAGACCACAAGCAAGAACCAATGTCTTTTATAAAATGACAGGGATAAATATCTACGGGAGAAATATACTATTGTAATACTCAGCAATATAAAAGAACTATGTAACAAAAAATTGAAAGTTCATACGGGGAAAGTTCCTGCTCTAACACACTTCTTGATTCAGATAACAATTCATACTACAAGAGGGAAAAAACAATTCGCAGATATAACAATTCATTCTAGAGATGTAAATCATGCATAAGAAAAAAGAACAAGAAAAGTAATTACAACTGCCctttgagataaaaaaaattctatcaTCCCACTCTTCACTCCACAGCTTGCATTGTAAGTACATAATGGAGGTGTGTAAATAACCACCTGGTTTGAATGATTCTACGAAAACCAATTCTGACACTTGCTGGTCCAGTAtatcaacttttattttgtcTCTAGTTCTTTGTACAACGTGTTCTTCATAGACGCTACTTGGATCCCTGAAGAATTCCCAAGTGGAAAGTTGGTTCTTTGTACAACGTGTTCTTCATACAACGTGTTCCTCCTATTTTCCATCTATACATACAAATATGTATTATagactatatatatacataaaaGTTTTTCATAAAAAATTGGGTATTCTACTGAATACCCATGAATACATGGTGGGCCCGCCCCATTGTAAGCATGGcaaaatacaaaaatcaacagAGCCCGATCATCACTTGAACAGCGGATCATGCCCACACTTGCGCTTGCCTGCCCGGAGAAACGTTAGGCCAGGTACACTCTACTCGCGATGGCAGAAGCGTACTCTGAAATTGTTGGGTCGGGTGACTGCCGGAGGTGAATGATGACTGGGAGGAGCTCTGAAAACCATGATAAAGGTTGGCACAAGAGTTATTATAGATGGAGTTTTAACACACAGAGTCTAAGACTATCCACACCCCATCTCCCCTAAATTTCAACTCTAAAAGGAATATTCCTGCCTGGTCAGCGAGATTCTTCCTCCTACACCAACTTCACCCGCATTCCATCAACTCTACATTTTAACTCTATACCCCACTACCACATATTATATTCATCCCACCACAACCACCACCCAACCGCCCAACGGCTGCGCGCGCGGGGCTCGCCAGGCGCGGGGGTGTTTCACGGGCGCGTTGGTCTTCGTTTCACACGGGCGCGGTGTGCATGCTGTGGCCGTGCATGCGTTTGGCAGCATGCAGCGCATGCATGCAACAGCCAGTAGCATCTAGTGCTtttgctttttctttttctttgcttttgctttttctttgattttgctTTTGCTTTTTCTTTGGTTTTGGCATGCATGGTGCCGGGACATATTGATGCATGGATGTGCATGTGTCACGTGCCGCTGTCGTTTGCGACGCGAGGAGTGAATATATGGCACACGACATCACACCGACGGCTCACTCCACGGCACTTTCATCAAGCTCACATATTCCAAACCACAGAGAAGAAATGCGTCGCCGCTCGTTTACAGGGAGGAGTTGGATGTCCAGGGCGTGGAcgatggaggaagaagagaacgaCGACTCGGAATTTTTGTTCGACGATGATGCCGAGCAGGCAACAATGCTGGCACAACTTCAGGCGGGCGAAGAAGGTAGCAGCCGGCGCGGTCCGAGGCCCCCAAAGGTAATCCGACCCCGTGATCATGAAGCTGGTGATGAGCGGATTCGTAAGCACTACTTCGACGCGAAGCCTGTGTACAACGATTTCCAGTTTCGGCGTAGGTACGGAACGTCAACATAATTTGGCCGTACTAATAACGTAGGTTTATGTAATTGACGTACAATATTTTGCAGGTTTCGCATGCGACGACATGTTGTTCTCAGGATTCTTGACAGCGTTGCGAGCTACGACAACTACTTCACGAAAAGATACGACGCGTTTGGGAACGAACCATTGTCCGGTTTGCAGAAGGTCGTCGCGTGTCTCCGCATTCTCGCGTACGGGTTGCCTGCGGACGCCGTTGATGAGTATATCGGTATAGCCGAGTCCACGGCCCGCCAGGCGCTTGAGAAATTCTGTGATGCTATCATTCATCAATTTGGCCCCTACTACCTTAGAGCGCCGAATGAATCTGATGTAGCTAGTCTACTTCGCACCGGAGAGGAGCGTGGGTTTCCAGGGATGCTAGGTAGCATTGACTGTCCTACTTCTTGGCGAGGACAGTTCACAGGTCGTGGTTCTCATCCAACCATGATCCTAGAGGCAGTTGCGTCACACAACCTACACATTTGGCATGCTTACTTTGGGATGTCCGGCAGTAACAACGACATAAACGTGCTGCATAGGTCGCCAATTTTCTCGGCATACCTTAGGGGTCAGCAAATGCCTGTTAGCTACATTGTCAATGGGAACACGTACGACATGGGGTATTTCCTTGCCGATGGCATATACCCCGAATGGCCTGCGTTTGTCAAGACCGTCCGGCACCCAATGGACCCAAAGACGAAGCACTTCGCTAAATGCCAGGAAGGAGCTCGAAAGGACATTGAGCGGGCATTTGGCGTTCTCCAGGCTAGGTGGGCAGTGGTGCGTGGTCCGGCATATGGCTAGAGTGCTGATAATATACATAGCATCATGATGACTTGCATCATTCTGCACAACATGATAATCGAAGATGAAGGGCGAGGTGCAAACAACATAAACTTTGATCGAGTAGGAGAGCTTGCAGTGCCATACACCAACTCTGTGGACAGGGAGCAATTCATTCAGCGGCACCACAAGCTTCGAAACGTGGCTGCTCATTGCCAATTGCAGTACGACCTGATTGAGCACCAGTGGGCGAGGTTAGGCTCCCAAGGAGGTAACTGAAGGTGGATTCTTTATGTGCTAGTAGTCTGAAAATGTTGGTTTATGTAAGATCGAAATGTTGTTGTTGTAGCAATGGTAGTATGTTAGTAAGTATTTTTAATATATGTATGCGCGGTCATCACCATTAGCCATGAATCCAAGTAAAGTAAGCACAAATAAATTGGTGTCCGCCGTACAAACAAAATTACACAAATAAATTGGTCTCCGACTTACAAACAAATTTACACAAATAAATTGGTCTCCGACTTACAAACAACATTACACAAATAAATTGGTGTCCGACATACAAACAACATGACACAAATACATTGCTCTGCGAACTTACATCACCATCAGTTATCCGGCTCCTCACCCCCTTCATTTGCAGCATACTTCTTCAGTATCGCCGCATGCCGAGACCGGTAAAATACCCGCAGCTCTGGAGTACAGGCAGCAAGGTCAATCTTCAGAATGCGCTCATCTTCCATGAGTTCCTGCCTCGCAGACTTTACTCTTTGGAGCTCCACAGATTCCCGCTGCAGTTTAACCTTCTCTacctcaagcttcttcatgaaaTCATCATATTCACACTGCTTGTCGAACCTCTTCGACTCAATATCATTCATGGTGTCGAATCGTTCAACTTTCTTTGAATTTTCATCTCTCCACATACTCATTCTTTGCAAAGACAGGTCCTCCATCCTCGATGCATACTTTGAAGATGACGATGTCGAACAACTCTTTTTACCTTTAGAATTGGCCGCATCCCTCCCAATTGGCCTCTTTGCTGCCGGCCCCCTTGCTGAATCCTCCCTCTCAACATCAATTGGAATCACTCCTGGGGTTAAGTTATCAGCAGTAGCTTCTTGTGCCACAGGCTTCCCTTTCGACGGCCTCAGGTCTTGCCATTTCGGCTCGTCCTTCAAGAACTCCCAGCAGTGCATGTATGGAAAATTAGTATTTTCCACATCAGCATACGTCGCAGCAGCCATGGTAGTCTGAAACATGAGACAAACAATCATTTCCAATGGATGTTCTTCTCCAATGCAATACCCAAAAACAAATCGAGAGGGCAGGTACCTTATCAGCGTCTGAAGTGCCGCTAGCGTGCACCCGATGGGCCTCAGCCAAGTAACCAGCAAATTTGCTCGATGCAGCTCTTATCTTGTCCCAGCGTCCTTGCAGAGAACGATCATTTCTAATAGGAAAGTCCCCCCGCCGTGTATCATACCGCTCAATCACACgtacccaaaaattttcattctTCTGCCCGGTGTTAACGACCGGATCACAACTTATCTCCAGCCATGACTTAACTAGGTTCACATCTTCTTTAGGTGTGAAATTTGCCTGTTTCACTTTGCCCCTCTCCTTTCTCCTAGAGGCCCCTACTGGACTAGTAATAACTACAACCTCATCATCTCCACCTGAATTGTCTAAGTGAGGTGGCAGTGTTGGTCGCATAGCTGCATTTGGTGGTGGGTGCATGGCATTTTGGGGGAAGTAACCATGTGGTCCGGACATGAACCCATGCATGTAAGGGTTCCATTCTGCCAGGTTATTTTGGCTTGGCCACCATTGGCCCTGAAAATTGAGTGCAGTGCCACTTTGGTTTTGGCTTCCCTCAGGCTGGCTAAACTGGCTTGGGTGCCATTGGCCCTGAAAAGGAGGTGGAGTTGCACTTCGGTTTTGCCTTCCCTCAGGTTGGCTAAACTGGCTTGGGTGCCATTGGCCCTGAAAAGGAGTTGTAGTGGCACGAGGGGTGTGGCTGGGGTCATGCTGGTTCACTTGGTTTCCATTCCAGGGGCCCTGCATTTGGTTATCATCCATCCTGAAAATAGAGGGCCACATATTCAACATAGTGATTTATTTCAATATACAAGGGCATAGTTGGCACATCCAGAATGAAAATTCACAGTCATTATTAGCATCAGGTGCCCACAAGAAAACCAAAGCTGTATTATAAGAACACTTAAAAGACGGTTGCTTGTAATTTGCAACAATTAAACTCTCCATTCAAAAGTTTCCATGGCTGTTTCACGGATCATCAAGTCAGATACACATGGAAAATCAGTAAAATACCCGAAACAGTCAGCCTTAAAGCAGATGCTTCATagaaaatatacttcaaatgGAATGTATATCTATACTAAATTGCATATATTGTAATATGAATTGTAATATGCTCCCTAGAATTCATTTTGGTCTTAAATAACAAAAAGGGGgccataattgttaagttctGTGACATGGTGGAGGATTTCTGTGGAAGAGCagaaattcttgatgaagcagaTGGTGCTGAATGGTTATCCATTCCTCTTAATGATGAAGCAAGGGGGTGGGGGAGGTCGAGGGGGAGGTGAGAACTTTGGGGTACCTGCGCCTTGCTCGATGCCGATGCGacccggaggaagaagaaccacCCGAAGAGTTTGGAGCTCGCGCTGGatctggccgccggcgcctcgaATCCCTCCttgctctccgccgccgcttgcgTCGGTTCTCCAGGGTGGATCCGCGCGAACCCGGAGAAGGGATGTGGCGCCGACGACCGCCCGTCGCGGATCCGGCCCGCCGCC
This window contains:
- the LOC120688683 gene encoding uncharacterized protein LOC120688683: MAHDITPTAHSTALSSSSHIPNHREEMRRRSFTGRSWMSRAWTMEEEENDDSEFLFDDDAEQATMLAQLQAGEEGSSRRGPRPPKVIRPRDHEAGDERIRKHYFDAKPVYNDFQFRRRFRMRRHVVLRILDSVASYDNYFTKRYDAFGNEPLSGLQKVVACLRILAYGLPADAVDEYIGIAESTARQALEKFCDAIIHQFGPYYLRAPNESDVASLLRTGEERGFPGMLGSIDCPTSWRGQFTGRGSHPTMILEAVASHNLHIWHAYFGMSGSNNDINVLHRSPIFSAYLRGQQMPVSYIVNGNTYDMGYFLADGIYPEWPAFVKTVRHPMDPKTKHFAKCQEGARKDIERAFGVLQARWAVVRGPAYG
- the LOC120688684 gene encoding glutathione S-transferase T3-like, translating into MDDNQMQGPWNGNQVNQHDPSHTPRATTTPFQGQWHPSQFSQPEGRQNRSATPPPFQGQWHPSQFSQPEGSQNQSGTALNFQGQWWPSQNNLAEWNPYMHGFMSGPHGYFPQNAMHPPPNAAMRPTLPPHLDNSGGDDEVVVITSPVGASRRKERGKVKQANFTPKEDVNLVKSWLEISCDPVVNTGQKNENFWVRVIERYDTRRGDFPIRNDRSLQGRWDKIRAASSKFAGYLAEAHRVHASGTSDADKTTMAAATYADVENTNFPYMHCWEFLKDEPKWQDLRPSKGKPVAQEATADNLTPGVIPIDVEREDSARGPAAKRPIGRDAANSKGKKSCSTSSSSKYASRMEDLSLQRMSMWRDENSKKVERFDTMNDIESKRFDKQCEYDDFMKKLEVEKVKLQRESVELQRVKSARQELMEDERILKIDLAACTPELRVFYRSRHAAILKKYAANEGGEEPDN